In the Campylobacter concisus genome, one interval contains:
- a CDS encoding DnaJ C-terminal domain-containing protein codes for MSESLYETLGVSKGASSDEIKKAYRKLARKYHPDINKDPGAEDKFKEINAAYEILSDDKKRAQYDQYGDTMFGGQNFHDFASSSADMGDLNEILKNIFSGGFGGGGAKFSSGFGSSFGGFDGFSSGGFGFGGADLDVNAKISIPFDVAVTGGEHKINFNGESIKIKIPSGIEGGEKLRVKGKGKSAGGQKGDLILAISVEPSDEYERVGDDLYKDIEIPLKTMLFGGKVDVHTYKKDVTIKIAENSKTGTKIRLKGYGVQNRKSGIYGDLYLKARVKLPNISELDEGLVKELKEKLPE; via the coding sequence ATGAGTGAAAGCTTATATGAGACTTTAGGAGTTTCAAAGGGTGCCTCAAGCGACGAGATAAAAAAAGCTTATAGAAAACTTGCCAGAAAATATCACCCAGACATCAATAAAGACCCTGGAGCAGAAGATAAATTTAAAGAGATAAATGCTGCTTATGAAATTTTAAGCGACGATAAAAAACGAGCTCAATACGACCAGTACGGCGATACTATGTTTGGCGGTCAAAATTTCCACGACTTTGCTAGTAGTTCAGCCGATATGGGCGATCTAAATGAAATTTTAAAGAATATCTTCTCAGGTGGCTTTGGCGGTGGTGGAGCTAAATTTAGCAGCGGATTTGGTAGTAGTTTTGGAGGCTTTGATGGATTTAGTAGTGGTGGATTTGGCTTTGGCGGAGCTGATCTAGACGTAAATGCAAAAATTTCTATACCATTTGACGTAGCTGTAACTGGTGGTGAACATAAGATAAATTTTAATGGCGAAAGCATTAAGATAAAAATTCCAAGTGGCATAGAAGGCGGCGAGAAGCTTCGTGTAAAAGGCAAAGGTAAAAGCGCTGGTGGTCAAAAAGGCGACCTCATACTTGCCATTAGCGTTGAGCCAAGCGACGAATATGAAAGAGTCGGAGACGATCTTTATAAAGATATAGAAATTCCACTAAAAACTATGCTTTTTGGCGGAAAAGTCGATGTACATACTTACAAAAAAGATGTCACGATTAAAATCGCTGAGAACTCAAAAACAGGCACGAAAATCCGCTTAAAAGGATATGGTGTGCAAAATAGAAAGAGCGGAATTTATGGGGATCTTTACTTAAAAGCCAGGGTAAAACTTCCAAATATTAGTGAGCTTGATGAAGGCTTAGTAAAAGAGTTAAAAGAAAAATTACCGGAGTAA
- a CDS encoding chemotaxis protein — translation MFDRLKDNIMLEVIFKYIILLLLFICVIGLFMSGILFLNGEMGENSLNLHIFFGFSLVVLTIVHSYVKKKKLKKLSLEFKNILNHKPVQMDCNTTRFLNALNDVKVGDLSKKFGSDIVEILRSNDIKVKSDNETMKQICKNNDEKMFYIFVLIVEAIFKDKEKI, via the coding sequence ATGTTTGATAGGCTAAAAGACAACATTATGCTTGAGGTGATTTTTAAGTACATCATCTTGTTGCTGCTTTTTATCTGTGTGATCGGTCTTTTTATGAGTGGCATTCTTTTCTTAAATGGGGAGATGGGTGAAAATTCGCTGAATTTACACATTTTCTTTGGCTTTAGTTTGGTTGTCTTGACGATTGTTCATAGTTATGTTAAGAAGAAAAAGTTAAAGAAGCTAAGCCTTGAGTTTAAAAATATATTAAATCACAAGCCAGTGCAGATGGATTGTAACACTACTAGATTTTTAAACGCTCTAAATGATGTAAAAGTGGGCGATCTTTCAAAGAAATTTGGCTCTGATATTGTAGAAATTTTAAGGTCAAATGACATAAAAGTAAAAAGCGATAATGAGACTATGAAGCAAATTTGTAAAAACAACGATGAAAAGATGTTTTATATTTTTGTTTTGATCGTCGAAGCTATTTTTAAGGATAAGGAAAAAATTTGA
- a CDS encoding ATP-dependent DNA helicase, whose product MKEQILEILSRSNVFLTGGGGVGKSYLTASIIRHYKENFKNVIILGSTGISAVSLGGVSLHSFFKFGYCKDYEELRRFDYHQKDKLSKLRNMLDACDLLVIDEISMVSSDLMEMIRYRLLTSKFKGRVLIVGDFYQLPPVQKQQNENRLFNFLYAFNSSAWEDMEFTNVELLVSKRTNDLKFYEILSRLRVGELDDEIMSYIERLRVTKIEPDDDTSVLFGRNAEAEMLNQKRLSELSTPLEISNSDVSVLDENLDKKEFEKWANTLNISRDLEMKIGAKIIFTSNKWGEYYNGEQGKIMQILKENGIISSVIVKKDSGEICEIEKAAYIFSSLNLNEDEIEENVQASLYQFPFKLAYALTIHKSQGMSINSLICNINHIFAKGQLYVALSRAVSPKNLKLFYDKKSDFRQHLRKVVKIDDEVKKFYQENVFLHIKENL is encoded by the coding sequence ATGAAAGAGCAAATTTTAGAAATTTTATCTCGCTCAAACGTCTTTTTAACAGGCGGCGGCGGTGTTGGCAAGAGCTATCTAACCGCCTCCATCATCAGACACTACAAAGAAAATTTTAAAAACGTCATAATCCTTGGCTCAACTGGCATAAGTGCTGTTAGCCTTGGAGGAGTTAGCTTACATAGTTTTTTTAAATTTGGCTACTGCAAGGACTATGAGGAGCTAAGACGCTTTGACTATCATCAAAAAGACAAACTAAGTAAGCTAAGAAATATGCTTGATGCTTGCGATCTGCTTGTAATTGATGAAATTTCAATGGTGAGCTCAGATCTAATGGAGATGATAAGATACCGCTTACTTACTTCCAAATTTAAAGGTAGGGTGCTTATAGTGGGTGATTTTTATCAGCTTCCGCCAGTGCAAAAGCAGCAAAACGAAAATAGGCTTTTTAATTTTTTATACGCTTTTAACTCCAGTGCGTGGGAGGATATGGAATTTACAAATGTTGAGCTGCTCGTCTCAAAACGCACAAACGATCTTAAATTTTATGAGATTCTCTCTCGTCTTAGAGTTGGCGAGCTAGATGATGAAATAATGAGCTATATAGAGAGGTTAAGAGTGACCAAGATAGAGCCAGATGATGATACGAGCGTGCTTTTTGGCAGAAACGCCGAGGCTGAAATGCTAAATCAAAAAAGGCTTTCAGAGCTTAGCACGCCACTTGAAATTTCGAACTCAGATGTGAGCGTTTTGGATGAAAATTTAGATAAAAAAGAGTTTGAAAAATGGGCAAATACGCTAAACATCTCAAGGGATTTGGAGATGAAGATAGGCGCTAAGATTATCTTTACGTCAAATAAATGGGGTGAGTACTATAACGGCGAGCAAGGCAAGATCATGCAAATATTAAAAGAAAACGGCATCATCTCAAGCGTGATTGTGAAAAAAGATAGCGGCGAAATTTGCGAGATAGAAAAAGCCGCTTATATATTTAGTTCGTTAAATTTAAACGAAGATGAGATCGAAGAAAATGTACAGGCATCGCTTTATCAGTTTCCATTTAAACTTGCTTACGCTCTAACTATCCACAAATCTCAAGGAATGAGCATAAACTCGCTCATTTGTAATATCAACCATATTTTTGCCAAAGGACAGCTCTATGTCGCACTTTCTCGTGCAGTAAGTCCTAAAAATTTAAAACTTTTTTATGATAAAAAAAGTGATTTTAGGCAGCATTTAAGAAAAGTGGTTAAAATTGACGACGAAGTTAAGAAATTTTACCAAGAAAACGTATTTTTGCATATTAAGGAGAATTTATGA
- a CDS encoding response regulator transcription factor gives MTRILMIEDDMELAEILTEYLENYDVEVVTAEEPYIGLSTLNTSKFDLVILDLTLPGMDGLEVCKEIRKNHNIPIIISSARHDITDKVNALDNGADDYLPKPYDPQELLARIKSHLRRQSITPASEARNLNKDLVLKEFEREILFKGNVLNLTAAEYDILKYLLLKEGGAVTREELIYNCESINEDSSNKSIDVIIGRIRQKLNENPKEPKYIHAIRGIGYKLVL, from the coding sequence ATGACTAGAATTTTAATGATAGAAGATGATATGGAGCTTGCTGAAATTTTAACCGAATATCTAGAAAACTATGATGTTGAAGTGGTGACTGCCGAAGAGCCGTATATCGGGCTTTCTACGCTAAATACAAGTAAATTTGACCTAGTTATACTAGATCTTACTTTGCCAGGTATGGACGGGCTAGAAGTTTGTAAAGAGATCAGGAAAAATCACAATATCCCTATAATCATATCAAGTGCAAGGCATGATATAACAGATAAGGTAAATGCTCTTGATAACGGCGCTGATGACTATTTACCAAAGCCATATGACCCACAAGAACTTTTAGCTCGTATCAAAAGTCATCTAAGAAGGCAGAGTATCACCCCAGCAAGTGAGGCGAGAAATTTAAATAAAGACCTAGTTTTAAAAGAATTTGAGCGTGAAATTTTATTTAAAGGAAACGTGCTAAATTTAACTGCTGCAGAATACGATATCTTAAAATATCTACTTTTAAAAGAGGGCGGAGCGGTTACTAGAGAGGAGCTCATCTATAACTGCGAGAGCATAAATGAAGATAGCTCAAACAAAAGTATTGACGTCATCATCGGCAGGATTCGCCAAAAATTAAATGAAAATCCAAAAGAGCCAAAATACATCCACGCGATCCGCGGTATCGGCTATAAATTGGTTCTTTGA
- a CDS encoding SH3 domain-containing protein, which produces MKKGIFLAFSVALFLGCSQTQPKPSVQNSLPDENVYKPNERISLLDFEMKQDASSLPQNMQSASFDQEEILKRRFKVFTLRGVKFNPNDVFWAFNIYKPSEKRKYFGSNFRQIPQSWFDAQKDNANFSALSSISAYALTSANTALRNFPTDEPIFLNPQTPGEGYPFDYLQESTLSIAHPLFVSHLSKDRAWAFVSDDAVWGWVKVEDIKFISDDEANAYQKSSFVTIKTDKMPVYDKAGNFLFYSRVGAILPVLAQDSKNYYGKIYVRNLLREFVLPKSLGALFPLKFNDSNLKTLISSLLTQPYGWGGVDKLRDCSLFTKDLLASFGVWLPRNSRAQANMGQKFDLKGLSNAAKTKEIKEKGVPYLTLVHLPGHIMLYAGYKGDDIYVVHDAWGLKTENNGRALIGATAVTTLNIGQNRSDIQNSNLLISKVDSINVIKPENVISDKARKILALQRAYDVKVEDNLVKFGDGTIFVYDDFKQKDDECSTGADIEDMNALDYAAFSSLSTALSDAGRCRNYEFLGKIYGSSESELKANLVDVVWLKDSLALKLPFNSKNGAATALQDVSNELNDMVKSDASLLEYLKNPGGTFKWRVIAGTNRLSPHSYGIAIDINVKKSHYWQWSNGYQNLIPEKIVRVFEKHKFIWGGRWKHFDTMHFEYRPEMFE; this is translated from the coding sequence TTGAAAAAAGGTATATTTTTAGCGTTTAGTGTTGCTTTGTTTTTGGGATGTTCGCAGACCCAGCCAAAGCCAAGTGTGCAAAATTCTTTACCAGATGAAAATGTATATAAGCCAAATGAACGCATTAGTTTGCTTGATTTTGAAATGAAGCAAGATGCCTCGTCACTACCGCAAAATATGCAAAGTGCAAGCTTTGACCAAGAAGAAATTTTAAAAAGAAGGTTTAAGGTTTTTACATTAAGGGGCGTAAAATTTAATCCAAACGATGTCTTTTGGGCATTTAATATATATAAACCAAGTGAGAAGAGAAAGTATTTTGGCTCAAATTTTAGACAGATACCTCAAAGCTGGTTTGACGCACAAAAGGACAATGCAAATTTTTCAGCTCTTTCAAGCATCTCTGCCTATGCTTTAACTTCGGCAAACACAGCTTTAAGAAATTTTCCAACTGATGAGCCGATATTTTTAAATCCTCAAACTCCAGGTGAGGGCTATCCGTTTGATTATCTGCAAGAGTCAACCCTAAGCATCGCTCATCCGCTTTTTGTGTCACATCTTTCTAAAGACAGGGCATGGGCGTTTGTTAGTGATGATGCGGTTTGGGGCTGGGTAAAGGTCGAGGATATAAAATTTATAAGCGATGATGAGGCAAATGCCTATCAAAAGTCAAGTTTTGTGACTATAAAAACGGATAAAATGCCAGTTTATGACAAGGCCGGAAATTTCTTGTTTTATTCAAGAGTCGGAGCGATACTGCCTGTTTTAGCACAGGATAGTAAAAACTACTACGGTAAAATTTATGTAAGAAATCTCTTGAGAGAATTTGTGTTGCCAAAATCTCTTGGCGCTCTTTTTCCTCTTAAATTTAATGATTCAAATCTAAAAACACTTATTAGCTCCCTTCTTACTCAGCCTTATGGTTGGGGTGGGGTCGATAAGCTAAGGGATTGCTCGCTTTTTACCAAAGATCTGCTAGCAAGTTTTGGCGTGTGGTTGCCCAGAAACTCAAGAGCTCAAGCAAATATGGGACAAAAATTTGATTTAAAAGGACTTAGTAACGCTGCTAAGACAAAAGAGATAAAAGAAAAAGGTGTGCCATATCTTACGCTTGTGCATCTGCCAGGGCATATCATGCTTTATGCTGGATACAAGGGTGATGATATATATGTGGTGCATGATGCTTGGGGACTAAAAACCGAAAATAACGGCAGGGCATTAATCGGTGCTACGGCAGTAACTACGTTAAATATCGGACAAAACAGAAGCGATATACAAAACTCAAATTTGCTCATTTCAAAGGTTGATTCTATAAATGTAATAAAGCCTGAAAATGTAATAAGCGATAAAGCTAGAAAAATTTTAGCTTTACAAAGGGCTTATGATGTTAAGGTTGAGGATAATCTGGTCAAATTTGGTGATGGAACAATATTTGTCTATGATGACTTTAAACAAAAAGATGATGAGTGTAGCACCGGGGCCGATATAGAGGATATGAACGCGCTTGATTACGCTGCATTTTCGTCACTTAGCACCGCACTAAGCGATGCTGGCAGATGTAGAAATTATGAATTTTTAGGCAAAATTTATGGCTCAAGCGAGAGCGAGCTAAAAGCAAATTTGGTAGATGTTGTTTGGCTAAAAGATAGCCTTGCGCTAAAGTTACCATTTAACTCTAAAAATGGAGCCGCAACTGCCTTACAAGACGTAAGCAATGAGCTAAACGATATGGTAAAAAGTGATGCAAGCTTGCTTGAGTATTTAAAAAATCCAGGTGGAACATTTAAGTGGCGAGTGATCGCTGGCACAAACCGCTTGAGCCCGCACAGCTACGGTATTGCGATCGATATAAATGTGAAAAAGAGCCACTATTGGCAGTGGAGCAATGGCTACCAAAACCTCATCCCTGAAAAGATAGTGCGTGTTTTTGAAAAACATAAATTTATCTGGGGTGGACGCTGGAAGCACTTTGATACGATGCACTTCGAGTATCGCCCAGAGATGTTTGAGTAG
- a CDS encoding cation:proton antiporter, protein MEQILEGFLLVAAISVALNVIFKKFQIPTIIGYIVTGTLISEFFNLKSNDEISHIAEFGIAFLMFTIGLEFSFKHLMGMKKEVFLNGGLQVCLSGFIMGVMLYYALHLKDETALIAGLALALSSTAIVLKTLNDSGDVSKIYGRKALGILLFQDIAVIPILLMIDMFSSQDASINELLLKTFTSAIILIVVLFLLGKYVINWIFYKVIQTNSQEVFIATILFMVVGSSTLAHFFGFSYSLGAFLAGMMMAETQYKHQIEVDLIPFRDLLLGLFFITVGMQINFAVVISNIWLVLGLVFSVMVIKAVVVFAILNIYLKRRVAAKTALSVCQIGEFALAVFGLMTTRNLLDIQTAQIFIAASVVSMFATPFILKKLDAIADLIEREIVVEPNETLKPQKIKNHIVVFGYERLGQEVVLRLKETKLLYLVLDNDISLVELGRSRGENVFLGNVLQSHTLENACLSDAAAVIITVNNEQRVELIAQKIKDYGVNTQTIIKINGEGNKDIFGELGKNFHLINEERVMAKTLVHEALQCKIDHDIRA, encoded by the coding sequence ATGGAACAAATTTTAGAAGGTTTCTTGCTTGTTGCAGCGATTTCAGTCGCATTAAATGTCATTTTTAAAAAATTTCAGATACCAACCATCATCGGCTACATCGTAACAGGTACGCTTATATCAGAATTTTTCAACCTAAAAAGCAATGATGAAATTTCTCATATTGCTGAGTTTGGTATCGCATTTTTGATGTTTACCATTGGGCTTGAGTTTAGTTTTAAACATCTCATGGGCATGAAAAAAGAGGTCTTTTTAAATGGCGGCTTACAGGTTTGCTTAAGCGGCTTTATAATGGGCGTGATGCTTTATTACGCGCTTCATCTAAAGGACGAGACAGCGCTTATTGCAGGTCTTGCGCTTGCACTATCATCAACTGCGATCGTGCTAAAGACGCTAAATGATAGTGGCGATGTGAGTAAAATTTACGGCAGAAAAGCACTTGGAATTTTACTATTTCAAGATATTGCAGTCATCCCTATTTTGCTTATGATAGATATGTTTAGCTCACAAGATGCTTCAATAAATGAGCTTTTACTAAAGACATTTACAAGTGCGATTATTCTTATCGTTGTACTATTTTTGCTTGGTAAATATGTCATCAACTGGATATTTTATAAAGTCATTCAAACAAATTCGCAAGAGGTTTTTATAGCTACGATTTTATTTATGGTCGTTGGCTCTAGTACTTTGGCTCACTTCTTTGGCTTCTCATACTCTTTGGGTGCATTTTTGGCCGGTATGATGATGGCTGAGACACAGTATAAACACCAAATCGAAGTTGATCTTATTCCTTTTAGAGATTTGCTCTTAGGGCTATTTTTTATAACCGTTGGTATGCAGATAAATTTTGCTGTCGTCATCTCAAACATCTGGCTTGTCCTTGGCCTAGTATTTAGTGTCATGGTGATAAAAGCGGTTGTTGTTTTTGCTATTTTAAATATCTACTTAAAGCGAAGAGTTGCTGCAAAAACTGCACTTAGTGTTTGTCAAATAGGCGAATTTGCACTAGCTGTTTTTGGACTAATGACTACTAGAAATTTACTTGATATACAAACAGCTCAAATTTTTATTGCAGCCTCTGTTGTATCGATGTTTGCCACGCCTTTTATACTTAAAAAACTAGACGCAATAGCAGACCTTATAGAACGTGAGATCGTTGTTGAACCAAATGAAACTCTAAAGCCGCAAAAAATAAAAAATCACATCGTAGTTTTTGGTTATGAAAGGCTTGGACAAGAGGTTGTTTTAAGACTAAAAGAGACAAAGCTTTTATACCTTGTGCTTGATAATGATATTAGTCTAGTTGAGCTTGGTAGAAGCCGCGGGGAAAATGTATTTTTAGGTAACGTTCTTCAAAGCCATACACTTGAAAATGCCTGCCTAAGCGATGCAGCCGCTGTTATTATAACTGTTAATAATGAGCAAAGAGTGGAGCTCATCGCGCAAAAGATAAAAGACTACGGCGTAAATACCCAAACTATAATAAAAATAAATGGTGAGGGTAATAAAGATATTTTTGGTGAGTTAGGTAAAAATTTTCACCTAATAAACGAAGAGCGTGTCATGGCAAAAACGCTCGTGCACGAGGCTCTTCAATGCAAAATCGATCATGATATAAGAGCGTAA
- a CDS encoding ABC transporter permease → MTSLPKYLLFKYLRFDKTQPFITLSALLAFLGVSIGLMVLIVAMAIMNGFDKEFERKLFTMNYPITVQSAFKGSIDDDFVDELKARFSDLKFSPFISTQVIYRSANALEGGLVYGVNFKDEKQINSVVNEALKDKELDGFEILVGSGIMSEFRLRNDEKLTLIFTKADPAGFSLTPKMKRFDIGGSFTSGLIAYDKAFSYVSVDALRKILDYPKGVYDGIHIFSSKPFDDIKRVREGLPTGTVAIGWWEQNGNFFSALALEKRALFIVLMLIILVASLNIISSLLMTVMNRRQEIALLLALGASKSEIKRSFFYQGLVIGGGGIIFGLILGFLGLFLLGNFNIIDLPADVYGSSKLPLELSTIDLVLIIVGAVFIVAISSYYPAKKATEVNVLQTLRNE, encoded by the coding sequence ATGACAAGCTTACCAAAGTATCTACTTTTTAAATATTTAAGATTTGATAAAACTCAGCCATTTATCACTCTAAGTGCCTTGCTTGCCTTTCTTGGTGTTAGCATCGGACTTATGGTCTTAATCGTTGCTATGGCTATTATGAATGGATTTGACAAAGAATTTGAGCGTAAACTTTTTACGATGAACTATCCAATAACCGTTCAAAGTGCCTTTAAAGGCTCTATTGATGATGACTTTGTTGATGAGCTAAAGGCTAGATTTAGTGATCTTAAATTTAGTCCATTTATAAGCACACAGGTCATTTACCGCTCGGCAAATGCACTTGAGGGCGGACTGGTTTATGGCGTAAATTTTAAAGATGAAAAGCAGATAAACTCAGTCGTAAATGAAGCTTTAAAAGACAAAGAGCTAGATGGTTTTGAGATACTTGTGGGAAGTGGCATAATGAGCGAGTTTAGACTAAGAAACGATGAGAAATTAACGCTTATCTTTACAAAGGCCGATCCAGCTGGCTTTTCGCTAACGCCAAAGATGAAGCGCTTTGACATCGGTGGCTCATTTACATCTGGGCTAATCGCCTACGATAAGGCATTTTCATATGTTTCAGTTGATGCTTTGAGGAAAATTTTAGACTATCCAAAAGGCGTTTATGATGGAATTCATATCTTTTCAAGTAAGCCATTTGATGATATAAAAAGAGTGCGTGAAGGCCTGCCAACTGGCACGGTTGCCATTGGCTGGTGGGAGCAAAATGGCAACTTTTTCTCGGCGCTCGCACTTGAAAAAAGGGCACTTTTTATCGTTTTGATGCTAATCATCCTTGTGGCGTCGTTAAATATCATAAGCTCGCTACTAATGACAGTGATGAACCGCAGGCAAGAGATCGCCTTGCTTTTAGCGCTTGGAGCAAGCAAAAGCGAGATAAAAAGAAGCTTTTTCTATCAAGGGCTAGTAATCGGGGGCGGTGGCATTATATTTGGCTTGATACTTGGCTTTTTAGGACTATTTTTACTTGGAAATTTCAACATCATAGACCTGCCAGCTGATGTTTATGGCTCAAGTAAACTTCCACTCGAGCTTTCAACCATCGATCTTGTGCTTATTATAGTTGGAGCTGTATTTATCGTGGCTATATCGTCTTATTATCCAGCTAAAAAAGCCACAGAAGTAAACGTACTTCAAACTTTAAGAAATGAGTAG
- a CDS encoding heat shock protein transcriptional repressor HspR, whose translation MQNYEEPLFLISVVAKVLSIHPQTLRQYEREGLIEPSRTDGKMRLYSQKDVDRVKTILNLTRELGVNLAGVDVILQLKEKIDDLESTIDELNKKLHEATSQTSTKRSLVKRKSSFDLVFYEGKK comes from the coding sequence ATGCAAAATTATGAAGAACCACTTTTTTTAATAAGCGTTGTTGCAAAGGTTTTAAGCATACATCCACAAACTTTAAGACAATATGAAAGAGAGGGACTTATCGAACCATCAAGAACAGATGGCAAGATGAGACTCTACTCACAAAAAGACGTTGATCGCGTAAAAACTATACTAAATTTAACCCGTGAGCTTGGTGTAAATTTAGCCGGCGTTGATGTGATACTTCAGTTGAAAGAAAAAATTGACGATTTAGAATCAACTATTGATGAGCTAAATAAAAAATTGCACGAAGCTACCAGTCAAACTAGCACAAAAAGATCGCTTGTAAAGAGAAAAAGTAGCTTTGATCTAGTCTTTTATGAAGGTAAAAAATAA
- the lolA gene encoding LolA-like outer membrane lipoprotein chaperone, whose protein sequence is MRKFLVASLVAVCSFGAGLNFKSLQSDFTQTVFSEGKSINYKGRFYAKNDNTALWIYESPTPKRIYFNKERVIVIEDELEQAIISKLDDTPNLTQILAHAEQIQPTLYKAIYDGVEYFITIKNTLPTTIDYKDKLSNKIKITLSNPVKDALIPQETLTPVIPQGYDIVNQ, encoded by the coding sequence ATGAGAAAATTTCTAGTTGCATCTCTCGTCGCAGTTTGCTCATTTGGTGCTGGCTTAAATTTCAAAAGCCTTCAAAGTGACTTTACTCAAACTGTCTTTAGCGAGGGCAAAAGCATAAACTACAAGGGTAGATTTTACGCAAAAAACGACAATACTGCACTTTGGATATATGAAAGTCCAACACCAAAGAGAATTTATTTTAACAAAGAGCGTGTGATCGTGATTGAAGACGAACTTGAGCAAGCTATTATTTCAAAGCTTGATGATACACCAAATTTGACGCAAATCTTGGCTCATGCGGAGCAAATTCAGCCGACACTTTATAAGGCGATATATGACGGAGTTGAGTATTTTATAACTATTAAAAACACGCTTCCAACGACGATTGACTATAAAGACAAGCTCTCAAATAAAATAAAAATCACTCTAAGCAACCCTGTAAAAGACGCGCTAATTCCGCAAGAGACGCTAACTCCTGTCATTCCTCAAGGTTATGACATTGTAAATCAATAA
- a CDS encoding Do family serine endopeptidase, producing MKKIVLISLVAASFLVGADIKFNEANSNITRVSPLSDKNSVLSYYDSIAQAKLSVVNISTTKTVNNAGIEQMFNDPFFNEFFGFNFAKPKEKEKTTSLGSGVIISNDGYIVTNNHVIEDSDQIVVTLANGGKEYKAKLIGSDPKTDLAVVKIEANGLNAITFADSSKLLDADVVFAIGNPFGVGESITQGIVSGLNKDNIGLNQYENFIQTDASINPGNSGGALVDSRGYLVGINSAILSKSGGNNGIGFAIPSNMVKDIAKKLITDGKIERGFIGVTIANLTDEQKELYTNKEGALISGVEQGMPADEAGLKRGDLVISANDKAIKNANDLKNFIGSLTPNSSVDITYERSNKIMNAKIKLANADHNSKDIAKSIIIEGLSVSNLSDEIRYKYKISPDTQGVLVTDVKSGSKAEDFGFERGDVIVQVGEESIKDLQTFANTVKNTKGKKTLVWINRGGIIQGLVIK from the coding sequence ATGAAAAAGATTGTGCTAATTTCATTAGTGGCAGCTTCTTTTTTAGTGGGGGCTGATATTAAATTTAATGAAGCTAACTCTAATATCACGAGAGTCTCGCCACTTAGCGATAAAAATAGCGTACTTTCTTATTATGACTCGATCGCTCAGGCAAAGCTTTCAGTTGTAAATATCTCAACTACAAAAACGGTAAATAACGCTGGCATTGAGCAGATGTTTAATGACCCTTTTTTCAATGAATTTTTTGGATTTAACTTTGCAAAACCAAAAGAAAAAGAAAAAACTACTTCGCTTGGCTCTGGTGTTATCATCTCAAATGATGGATATATCGTTACAAATAACCACGTTATAGAAGATAGCGATCAAATAGTAGTAACTCTTGCAAATGGTGGCAAAGAGTATAAAGCAAAGCTAATAGGAAGTGATCCAAAAACCGATCTAGCCGTCGTAAAGATAGAAGCAAACGGACTAAATGCAATTACTTTTGCAGACTCATCAAAACTACTTGATGCAGACGTTGTATTTGCTATAGGAAATCCATTTGGCGTTGGTGAGAGTATTACTCAAGGCATCGTCTCAGGTCTAAATAAAGATAATATAGGCCTTAATCAATATGAAAATTTTATCCAAACAGATGCTTCGATAAACCCAGGAAATTCAGGTGGAGCTTTGGTTGATAGCAGGGGCTATTTAGTCGGAATAAACTCGGCCATTCTTTCAAAAAGTGGCGGCAACAACGGTATTGGCTTTGCGATTCCATCAAATATGGTAAAAGATATCGCTAAAAAGCTGATAACTGACGGCAAGATCGAGCGTGGCTTTATAGGCGTTACGATTGCAAATTTAACTGATGAGCAAAAAGAGCTTTATACAAATAAAGAAGGTGCTTTAATAAGTGGCGTAGAGCAAGGCATGCCAGCAGATGAAGCTGGACTAAAAAGAGGTGATTTGGTCATATCAGCTAATGATAAAGCTATCAAAAATGCAAATGATCTTAAAAATTTCATCGGCTCACTAACTCCAAATAGTAGTGTTGATATAACTTACGAGCGATCAAATAAAATAATGAATGCAAAAATTAAGCTTGCAAACGCTGATCACAATTCAAAAGACATAGCAAAAAGCATTATCATCGAAGGACTTAGCGTTAGTAATCTAAGCGATGAGATAAGATATAAATACAAAATTAGCCCAGATACTCAAGGCGTGCTAGTAACTGATGTAAAATCAGGCTCAAAAGCTGAAGACTTTGGCTTTGAAAGAGGTGATGTGATCGTTCAAGTTGGCGAAGAGAGTATAAAAGATCTTCAAACATTTGCAAATACTGTCAAAAATACAAAAGGTAAAAAGACGCTAGTGTGGATAAATCGCGGCGGTATCATACAAGGCCTTGTTATAAAATAA